CGCTTCAGCTTCTCCAGCCGGGCCAGCAGCTCGCCGAGCCCGACCTGACGGATCTCGTCGGCCCGGAAGCTGAGTGTGCCGCGAGCCGCGTAGAACTCCGGCTTGGCGCGGAGCACGACGCGGGCGCCCTCGGACAGTTCGGGCGCGCCGACGCTGAGCACCTCGTGGCTCGTGGTGACGGTCAGGCTGAGCTCCGCGGCGGGGTCGCGCAGCGTGATGAAGACGGTGCCGCTGCCCGGGCGCCGGTTGATCTGCGCGACCTGGCCGTCGACCCAGACCCAGCCGAGCTTGGCGATCCAGGCGCTGACCTTCTGACTGACCACCCGGACCGGCCACGGCTCCTCCGCCGTGCTGGCGCCGGGCGCACCGGCGGCACCGGTCGCACCGGCGCCGTTGCGTGGCGCGGTGCCCGTCGTCGGTTGCGGCCCGGTCTGTGTCACCCCCACACCCTAGAACCCACCCCTGACATTTCCGCCCGCCCGGGTTCGTGGTGACCACCCACGGTCCTGACAGGGAGGAGCGCCGGCGACGACCGGTGCCCGCGGGAGCGTGCGGAAGGTGACCCGCCGGAAGCGGGTACATCAGCGTCTGGAGAAGCGGACCACGAGTGTGACCAGGGCCGCGACCGCGAGGCTGCAGTAGGCCCAGAACAGCAGGTCGGCGGTCGCGTATCCCCAGTCGGGACGGACCGGCACGTCGGCCAGCGCGGCGCGTGCCTCCGCGACCGTCTCACCCGGCGCGGTCCAGTGCACCGCGTGCAGCGGGTAGCCGCGGCGCAGCGTGTAGGAGAACGCGGCCATCGAGCCCTGCTCGCGCACCAGCAGCGACAGGCCGGTGCCGGCCAGGCCGCCGAGGATCGCGGCGAGCAGCGTCCAGCGGTGCAACACCCGCCAGCGGGTTGCGTAGAGCAGCAGGGCGCCGCCGAGCAGGTAGCCGGCCGCGAGCACGACGAGCCGCGGGTTGGCGACCGAGGTGACGGACATGAAGATCAGCCAGCCGCCGGCGAGCATGCTGAGCAGGGCCAGGCTGCGGCGGAGCGCGATCGGGAGCGCCGTGCCCAGTGCGGCCAGTTTTCCCTGTTCGTCCGGCATGAGGCTATTTTGAGCCCCGGCGGAATCGGTGTGGGGCAGAACGCACGACCGCGGGACTCGGCGCCGAGGTGCGTACCATGGCGGATGTGAGCGAGACGAGCCGTAAGCGGGTCCTGCTGGCCAAGCCGCGTGGCTACTGCGCGGGTGTGGACCGGGCGGTGCAGACCGTCGAAGAGTCACTGAAGCTCTACGGTGCCCCGATCTACGTCCGGAAGCAGATCGTGCACAACAAGCACGTGGTCTCCTCGCTGGAGGCCAAGGGTGCGATCTTCGTGGAGGAGAACGAGGAGGTGCCGGAGGGCGCCACCGTCATCTTCTCCGCGCACGGCGTGGCCCCCACGGTGCACGAGTCCGCGAAGGCGCGGAACCTGCGCGCGATCGACGCGACCTGCCCGCTGGTGACGAAGGTGCACCACGAGGCCCGCCGGTTCGCGGCCGAGGACTACGACATCCTGCTGATCGGGCACGAGGGGCACGAGGAGGTCATCGGTACGGCCGGTGAGGCCCCCGCGCACGTGCAGCTGGTCGACGGGCCGGACGGCGTCGACAAGGTCACCGTGCGTGACCCCAGCAAGGTGGTCTGGCTGTCCCAGACCACGCTCTCCGTCGACGAGACGATGGAGACCGTGGCCCGGCTGAAGACGAAGCTGCCGCTGCTGGTCTCGCCGCCGAGCGACGACATCTGCTACGCCACCTCCAACCGGCAGCACGTGGTCAAGGAGATCGCGCCGGACTGCGACGTGATGATCGTGGTCGGCTCGACGAACTCGTCGAACTCGGTGCGCCTGGTCGAGGTCGCGCTGCAGTACGGCGCGAGGGCCGGCCACCTGGTCGACTTCGCGCACGAGATCCAGGACGAGTGGCTGGTGGGTGCCACCACGGTCGGCCTGACCTCCGGTGCCAGCGTGCCGGACGATCTGGTGATGGACGTGCTGAAGCACCTGGCGGCGCGCGGCTTCGGCGAGGTCGAGGAGATCCTCACGGCGGAGGAGCGGCTGACGTTCTCGCTGCCGCAGGAGCTCAAGCGGGATATGAGGAAGGCCGCTCTTCAGAGCTCGTGACCAACTCCGGCGCCTGCGGCTGACGCGGCGCCACCTCGATCTGCGCGGGCGTCTCCAGCGGAGTGCGGGAGACGCCCAGGTCGGCCAGCTTGCGCGCACTCACCAGCACGCGCGACTCCAGCGACCCGACCGCCCGGTTGTAGGCCGACACCGCGCCCTCGAGTGAGGACCCGAGCTTGGTCACGTGGTCGCCGAGCGTGGACAGCCGGCCGTAGAGCTCGCGCGCCACGCCGTGCACGATCGTCGCGTTCCGGGTCAGTTCGGAGTGCCGCCAGCCGTGCGCGATGGTCCGCAGCAGCGCCATCAGCGTGGCCGGCGTGGCCAGCACGACGTTGCGCGCGAACGCGTGCTCCAGCAGCATCGGGTCGCGCTGCAGCGCCGCGTCCAGGAACGTGTCGGCCGGCACGAACAGCACCACGAAGTCCGGCGTGTCGTCGAACGCGGCCCAGTACGACTTCGCGGCCAGCGCGTCCACGTGCCCGCGCAGGTGCCGGGCGTGCGCGTCCAGCGCGGTGTCCCGGCTGCGCTCGTCCCGGGCCTCCATCGCGGTCAGGTAACCCTCGAACGGCGCCTTCGCGTCCACCACCACGGTCCGGCCGCCGTGCAGCCGCACCACCAGGTCGGGCCGGACCGTCGCGGTGTCGGTCGCGGCGGTGACCTGCTCGGCGAAGTCGCAGTGCTCCAGCATGCCGGCCGCCTCGACCACCCGACGCAGCTGGTGCTCGCCCCACCGGCCGCGCACCTGCGGCGCCCGCAGCGCGGCGACCAGCTGCTTCGTCTCGGTCCGCAGCCCGCCGGCGACCGTGTTCATCGCCCGGACCTGTTCGCGCAGCTCCGCGTACGCGTCGACGCGGTCGTGCTCCAGCTCGGCGACGCGCTGTTCGTAGCGGCGCAGCGCGTCGTGCAGCGGCGCGACCGCGCGGGCCACCGCCTCCTGGGACTGCGCGGTCGACTCGAAGGACAGCGCGCGCAGCGACGCCTCCAGCCGTTGCTCGCCGTCGCGGGTGGCATCCAGCGTCGCCTCCAGCCGGGCCAGGTCGGCGGAGGCGCGTGAGCGGGCCAGCAGCCAGCCGAGCGCGCCGCCGGTACCGAGACAGACGATCACCACGACCACGGTCGAGAGCTCCATCCATCGAGGATGCCGCAGTGCGCGCCGCGCGCCGGTGACCGCCACGGCGGCGATCCGAGAAATGATCACCTTGGCGCCCCGGTCGTCCGCTCCGGGCCGGAGCGGACGCGTCGCACAGGAGATTCACAGCGCGGGTGACCTGAGCAGCGCTCGCATATCGGAGCTACCGTTCATTTCATGGAGTTCGTGCTGGTGCTGGTGCTGGTCGTGATGATCGGCGGTTTCGTTTTCTACTGGCAGCGATCGAGCGCGTCCCGGCGAGAGCGTGAGCTGGCCGACGCGCGCGCCGAGGCCCAGCGGTGGTACGAGCGGCTCGGCGGCCAGGTGATGAATCTGCACGGCGACGACCCCGCGTCCCGGCAGGCACTCGCGGACGCGTCCGAGCGCTACAACGCGGCCGGCGGCCAGCTCGACCAGGCCCGCACGGTCACGCAGTTCCAGCTGGCCCGGGAGACCGCGCTGGAGGGCCTGGCCTACATCCGGGCGGCCCGCGTCGCGATGGGCATCGACCCGGGGCCGGAGGTGCCGCAGCTCGCGGCCGCCCGCGGCGCCGGGACGCTGACCAAGGAGCGCGAGGTCAGCGTGCAGGGCCAGACGTTCAAGGCGGGCCCGCACTCCGGCCCGCAGACGCCGTACTACTACCCGGGCGGCCGGGTGAACGGCCGTCCCGTCCCGCAGGGGTGGTACTCGACGCCGGTCTGGAAGACCGCGCTCGGCACCGCGGCCGGCGTGGTCGGCGGCATGCTGATCTTCGACGCGCTGTTCTCGCCCGCGTTCGCGGACCCGGGCATGGCCGGTTTCGACGAGGGCTACTCCGACGGCTACCAGGAGGGCTTGGAGGACGGCGGCGGCGCCGAGGCCGACGGCGGCGGGTTCGACGGCGGTGGCGACTTCGGCGGCGGTGACTGGGGCGGCGGTGACTTCGGGGGTGACTTCTAGGCGCGCCGGTTGACAGCCTCACCCCGGCTCGACAGGGTGGGGCTGGTGACGCACGGGATCGAGGTCGGCAGGGTCGCCGCACTGTGGCGCTACCCGGTCAAGTCGATGGCCGCGGAGCCGCTGGACCGCGCGGACCTCGGGTGGTTCGGCCTGGCCGGCGACCGCCGCTGGGCGTTCGTCCGGGACCTGCCCGCGCGTAACGGTTTCCCGTGGCTGACCATCCGGCAGCGGCCGGACCTGCTGCACTACCGCCCGTGGCTGACCGAGCCGGACCGGCCGGACGCGTCGCCGGTGCAGGTCACCACGCCGTCCGGGGAGAAGCTCGACGTGGACGACCCGGTGCTCGCGGCCGAGCTGGGCGACGGCGTCCGGGTGATGAAGGTCGACCGCGGCCTGTTCGACTCCGCGCCGCTCAGCGTGCTCAGCACCCAGTCGGTCGACGCCCTGTCCCGGCTGCTCGACGACGCCGAGGTCGACCCGCTGCGGTTCCGGCCGAACCTGCTGATCGAGGCCGGGGACACCGCGCCCGCGTTCCCGGAGGAGGCGTGGATCGGCGCGACGCTCACCGTCGGCGGCGCCCGCCTGCACCTGGACCGCCGGGACAAACGCTGCATGATCGTGAACGTGGATCCGGTGACCGGGCGCCGCGACCCGGGCATCCTGCGCGCGATCGCCGGGCAGCGCGACGTGTGCTTCGGCGTCTACGCCTCGCCGGTCGAGCCCGGCCCGGTGGCGGTCGGCGACCCGGTGGTGCTGACCGTTCCGGAACGGTAGGGCCAGCAGGATGGCCCCGGCCGCCACGACTTGGCAGAGTCGGCGGCGTGACTCATCCCCGGTACATCGCCGCGCTCTCGCTCGGCGTCGCGTTGCTCGCGGTCATGGTGTCGAACCTGGTCTGGGACGACACCGGCCGCCCCTGGGCGAACGCGATCCTGATCCCGGCCGCGCTGATCGCCGCGTCCGGTGTGGTGTTGCTGACCCGGGGCCGCGGCGTCGCGTTCCTCGGCTACCTGGTGCTCTGCGCCGGCCTGATCATCGGTACGGTCGGCGTGCTGCTGATCGCGAAGCGGATGGGCTGGGGCTGGCCGCTGATGGTCACGCTGCCCTGCCTCGCGGTCGCCGGCACCTACCTCTGGGCGCCGGGCCACCCGGTCGCCCGCGCGCTGCACCGCACGGTCGCCGGCCTGGCGTTGCTCGGCGCCACCGTCGGCCCCGCGTTCTTCGCGTTCCGCGCGGACCTGCCCGGCTGGCCGGAGCGCTGGTGGGCGCTGTACATGATCGCGGCCGGCGCGGTGGTGCTGGGCAACGCGCTGGAGCTGACCCGGCACCGGATCGGCTACCGCCTGCAGGGTGCGACGCTGCTGGGCGGCCCCGCGCTGGTCACGGTGCTGCTCGGCGTCCGGTTCCTGACCGGGGCGCTGCCGCTGTAGGACAGCGCCCCGGCCGGGCCGGTCAGAAGGCGCAGGCGATGACCAGATCGGGGGTACGGTCCGGCAGCCGGTCCAGCTTCGCGATGTGCGCGGCGGCCCGCAGGTCGCCCTCGACCAGCGCGAGCCGGTCCAGCACGTCCGCCGGGCCGAGCGCCTCGGCCAGCGGGACCTCCGCCTTCATCGACAGCTTGCGCTCCGACTTCGCGCGCCGCACCTGGGACAGCGCGTCACCGGCCAGCCGGAGCAGCGCCGGGTCGCCGTCGGCCGGCAGTTCGTGCACGGTCGGCCACGGCGCGCGGTGCACCGAACCGTACCGCCACCAGGACCACGCCTCCTCGGTCGCGTACGGCAGGAACGGCGCGAACAGGCGCAGCTGCACCTCGAGCGCGATGGCGAGCGCGGCCCGGGCGGAGACCGCGGCCGGCCCGTCCCCGTACGCGCGCTCCTTGACCAGCTCGATGTAGTCGTCGCAGAACGTCCAGAAGAACGTCTCCGCCGCGGTCAGCGCACCCGTGTGGTCGTAGCCGTCCAGCGCGTCCGTGGCGGTCCGGACCACGGCCGACAGCGCGGTCAGCATCGCCCGGTCCAGCGGCTGGTCCGGCGTCTCCCGCGGCGCGCCGGCCGCGCCCAGCCCGAGCACGAACTTGGACGCGTTCAGGATCTTCGTCGCCAGCCGCCGGCCGACCTTGATCTGGCCGGGGTCGAACGCGAGGTCGGTGCCGGGCCGCCCGCTGGCCGCCCAGTACCGCACCGCGTCCGAGCCGTGCTGTTCGAGCAGCGCGATCGGGGTGACCACGTTCCCCTTCGACTTGGACATCTTCTTGCGGTCCGGGTCCAGGATCCAGCCGGAGAGGACGGTGTCCCGCCAGGGCAGCACGCCGTGCTCCAGGTGCGACCGGACGACCGAGGAGAACAGCCAGGTCCGGATGATCTCCTGACCCTGCGGCCGCAGGTCCATCGGGAAGACCCGGGCGAACAGGTCCTCGTCCCGCATCCAGCCGCCGACGATCTGCGGCGTCAGCGAGGACGTCGCCCAGGTGTCCATCACGTCCGGATCCGCCACGAAGCCACCCGCGCGTCCACGGTGAACTTCGACATAACCGGGCGGACACTCGGAAGAGGGATCAATCGGCAACGCGGACTCGTCCGGTGTGAGAGGGTTGTCGTAATCCGGCTCGCCAGCGTTGTCGAGCCGGTACCAGACCGGGACCGGCACGCCGAAGAACCGCTGCCGGCTGATCAGCCAGTCCCCGGTCAGGCCGCCCACCCAGTGCTCGTAGCGGTGGCGCATGTGGCCCGGCACCCAGTTCAGCTCGCGCCCGCGGGCCAGCAGCTCGTCGCGCAGCCGCGCGTCCCGGCCGCCGTTGCGGACGTACCACTGCCGGGTCGCGACGATCTCCAGCGGTGACTCGCCGTTCTCGTAGAACTTGACCGGGTGGGTGATCGGCCGCGGCTCGCCGACCATCTCGCCGGACTCCGTCAGCAGCCGGACGATCTCCTTGCGCGCCGCGTTGACGGTCAGGCCCGCCAGCTCGCCGTACGGCTCCCGGTCGAGGCCGTCGGGCAGCAGCCGGCCGTCACGGCCGATCACGACGCGCGTGTCCAGCCGCAGCTCACGCCACCAGGTGACGTCCGTCAGGTCGCCGAACGTGCAGACCATCGCGATGCCGGTGCCCTTGTCCGGCGCGGCCAGCGGGTGCGCGTGCACCGGGACCTCGACGCCGAACAGCGGCGTGGTGACCGTGCCGCCGACCAGGTCGCGGTACCGGTCGTCGTCCGGGTGGCAGACCAGCGCGACGCACGCGGGCAGCAACTCCGGGCGCGTCGTGTCGATCAGGACGTCGCGCGGACCGTGAAAGACCAGCCGATGGTACGCACCCGGCCGCTCCCGGTCCTCCAGCTCCGCCTGCGCGACCGCGGTGCGGAACCCGACGTCCCACAGCGTCGGCGCGTCCGCCGTGTAGGCCTCGCCCCGGCGCAGGTTGCGCAGGAACGCGCGCTGCGACGCGGCCCGCGCCGCCTCGCCGATCGTGGTGTATGTCAGCGACCAGTCGACGGACAGCCCGAGCCGCCGCCAGAGCGCCTCGAACTCCTGCTCGTCCTCCGCGGTCAGCGACGCGCACAGCTCCACGAAGTTGCGCCGCGAGATCGAGACCGGGTGCTTGCGGGCCTCCGCGGGGATCGGCCGGGCCGGCGGCGTCCACGCCGGGTCGTAGGGCAGCGCCGGGTCGCACCGGACCCCGAACACGTTCTGCACCCGGCGCTCGGTGGGCAGCCCGTTGTCGTCCCAGCCCATCGGGTAGAAGACGGTCTTGCCGCGCATGCGCTGGAACCGCGCGACCGTGTCGGTGTGCGTGTACGAGAAGACGTGGCCCATGTGCAGCTCGCCGGATACGGTCGGCGGAGGCGTGTCGATCGCGTACACGTCGGCGCGGTCCCTGGACCGGTCGAACGCGTACGTCCCCTCCTCCTGCCAGCGGCGCGACCAGGTGTCCTCGAGCCCGTCCAGCGACGGTCGCTCGGGGACGCCGGCGCGTGCGAAACGCTCCGTGTCCGTCATGCGCCAAGGGTACGGCCGGCCGCCGCCGGACCCCAGCGGATTTGGTGACGTGCCGGTCAGCTCGCGGCGGACAGGTCCCGCACCACCGGGTCACCCACCGGCGCCGCCGGGAACCAGAAGACCACGATGGACGGATCGCCGCTCCACGGCCACAGCCGGGCGTCGTGCAACTCGCCGTCGACCCGGCCGCTGATCCGGTCCGCGCGGCCCACGTGATAGCCGAAGACCGCGCCCGTCTCGCCCG
This genomic window from Catenuloplanes niger contains:
- a CDS encoding MOSC domain-containing protein encodes the protein MTHGIEVGRVAALWRYPVKSMAAEPLDRADLGWFGLAGDRRWAFVRDLPARNGFPWLTIRQRPDLLHYRPWLTEPDRPDASPVQVTTPSGEKLDVDDPVLAAELGDGVRVMKVDRGLFDSAPLSVLSTQSVDALSRLLDDAEVDPLRFRPNLLIEAGDTAPAFPEEAWIGATLTVGGARLHLDRRDKRCMIVNVDPVTGRRDPGILRAIAGQRDVCFGVYASPVEPGPVAVGDPVVLTVPER
- a CDS encoding DNA recombination protein RmuC, with the protein product MELSTVVVVIVCLGTGGALGWLLARSRASADLARLEATLDATRDGEQRLEASLRALSFESTAQSQEAVARAVAPLHDALRRYEQRVAELEHDRVDAYAELREQVRAMNTVAGGLRTETKQLVAALRAPQVRGRWGEHQLRRVVEAAGMLEHCDFAEQVTAATDTATVRPDLVVRLHGGRTVVVDAKAPFEGYLTAMEARDERSRDTALDAHARHLRGHVDALAAKSYWAAFDDTPDFVVLFVPADTFLDAALQRDPMLLEHAFARNVVLATPATLMALLRTIAHGWRHSELTRNATIVHGVARELYGRLSTLGDHVTKLGSSLEGAVSAYNRAVGSLESRVLVSARKLADLGVSRTPLETPAQIEVAPRQPQAPELVTSSEERPSSYPA
- a CDS encoding 4-hydroxy-3-methylbut-2-enyl diphosphate reductase, encoding MSETSRKRVLLAKPRGYCAGVDRAVQTVEESLKLYGAPIYVRKQIVHNKHVVSSLEAKGAIFVEENEEVPEGATVIFSAHGVAPTVHESAKARNLRAIDATCPLVTKVHHEARRFAAEDYDILLIGHEGHEEVIGTAGEAPAHVQLVDGPDGVDKVTVRDPSKVVWLSQTTLSVDETMETVARLKTKLPLLVSPPSDDICYATSNRQHVVKEIAPDCDVMIVVGSTNSSNSVRLVEVALQYGARAGHLVDFAHEIQDEWLVGATTVGLTSGASVPDDLVMDVLKHLAARGFGEVEEILTAEERLTFSLPQELKRDMRKAALQSS
- the valS gene encoding valine--tRNA ligase, encoding MTDTERFARAGVPERPSLDGLEDTWSRRWQEEGTYAFDRSRDRADVYAIDTPPPTVSGELHMGHVFSYTHTDTVARFQRMRGKTVFYPMGWDDNGLPTERRVQNVFGVRCDPALPYDPAWTPPARPIPAEARKHPVSISRRNFVELCASLTAEDEQEFEALWRRLGLSVDWSLTYTTIGEAARAASQRAFLRNLRRGEAYTADAPTLWDVGFRTAVAQAELEDRERPGAYHRLVFHGPRDVLIDTTRPELLPACVALVCHPDDDRYRDLVGGTVTTPLFGVEVPVHAHPLAAPDKGTGIAMVCTFGDLTDVTWWRELRLDTRVVIGRDGRLLPDGLDREPYGELAGLTVNAARKEIVRLLTESGEMVGEPRPITHPVKFYENGESPLEIVATRQWYVRNGGRDARLRDELLARGRELNWVPGHMRHRYEHWVGGLTGDWLISRQRFFGVPVPVWYRLDNAGEPDYDNPLTPDESALPIDPSSECPPGYVEVHRGRAGGFVADPDVMDTWATSSLTPQIVGGWMRDEDLFARVFPMDLRPQGQEIIRTWLFSSVVRSHLEHGVLPWRDTVLSGWILDPDRKKMSKSKGNVVTPIALLEQHGSDAVRYWAASGRPGTDLAFDPGQIKVGRRLATKILNASKFVLGLGAAGAPRETPDQPLDRAMLTALSAVVRTATDALDGYDHTGALTAAETFFWTFCDDYIELVKERAYGDGPAAVSARAALAIALEVQLRLFAPFLPYATEEAWSWWRYGSVHRAPWPTVHELPADGDPALLRLAGDALSQVRRAKSERKLSMKAEVPLAEALGPADVLDRLALVEGDLRAAAHIAKLDRLPDRTPDLVIACAF